In a single window of the Botrytis cinerea B05.10 chromosome 12, complete sequence genome:
- the Bcnbp35 gene encoding Bcnbp35 yields the protein MAPSLEERPDAVQDVLSNPLKNAPKLVAPEPEHCPGPESEAAGKADSCAGCPNQAICASAPKGPDPDIPAITARLAGIKHKVLILSGKGGVGKSTFTTLLAHAFATNEDNTVGIMDTDICGPSIPKMMGVETEQIHVSGAGWSPVWVMENLGVMSVQFMLPNRDDAVIWRGPKKNGLIKQFLKDVEWGEMDFLLVDTPPGTSDEHLSVNSFLKESGVDGALIVTTPQEVSLLDVRKEIDFCRKAGIKVLGIVENMSGFVCPKCTHESQIFQATTGGARALAKEMNIPFLGAVPLDPRIGMSCDYGESFFDAWPDSPACTALKTVVRKLGEEIGLDPKSILPDD from the coding sequence ATGGCTCCATCTCTTGAGGAAAGGCCCGATGCTGTGCAAGACGTCCTCTCAAATCCTCTCAAAAATGCTCCCAAACTTGTCGCCCCAGAACCTGAACATTGTCCCGGTCCAGAATCCGAAGCGGCGGGAAAGGCAGATTCTTGCGCGGGCTGTCCAAACCAAGCCATATGCGCATCCGCACCCAAAGGTCCCGATCCAGATATTCCAGCTATAACTGCACGTCTTGCTGGTATCAAACATAAAGTCTTAATTCTGTCGGGGAAAGGTGGTGTAGGAAAAAGCACATTTACAACTTTACTTGCACATGCCTTCGCAACAAATGAGGACAACACAGTAGGAATCATGGATACCGATATCTGCGGACCGAGTATACCCAAGATGATGGGAGTAGAAACGGAGCAGATACATGTTAGTGGTGCAGGTTGGAGTCCAGTATGGGTTATGGAGAACTTAGGTGTGATGAGTGTGCAGTTTATGCTACCCAATCGAGACGATGCCGTGATATGGAGAGGGCCAAAGAAAAATGGATTGATCAAGCAGTTTTTAAAGGATGTAGAGTGGGGAGAGATGGATTTCTTATTGGTGGACACACCTCCAGGAACCAGCGATGAACATTTGAGTGTGAATTCATTCCTCAAAGAGAGTGGGGTAGATGGGGCTTTAATAGTTACAACACCACAGGAAGTTTCACTGTTAGATgttagaaaagaaattgactTCTGTCGGAAGGCGGGGATCAAGGTATTAGGGATCGTCGAAAACATGTCAGGATTCGTCTGCCCAAAATGCACACACGAAAGTCAAATCTTCCAAGCAACAACAGGAGGTGCGAGAGCTTTGGctaaagaaatgaatattccTTTCCTGGGAGCCGTACCACTAGATCCTCGAATTGGGATGTCGTGCGACTATGGCGAGAGCTTTTTCGATGCTTGGCCTGATAGCCCAGCCTGCACGGCATTGAAGACTGTCGTTAGAAAACTTGGTGAAGAGATCGGACTCGATCCCAAGAGCATATTACCTGACGATTGA